In Mesoplodon densirostris isolate mMesDen1 chromosome 2, mMesDen1 primary haplotype, whole genome shotgun sequence, the DNA window GTTGCTGACACCAGCACTTTCCTCCGACCACCTCGAACCACGAATGGGTCCTTCCTAGGAGTCGTGGATAAAAGAGAGCCCAGAGTTGAAGGAGCGCCAGAAGCCTCGCTTCTGTCTTCCTGGGCAAGAAACAACTCTCCATCTCCCTTCAAGTCCCTTCTGATCTGTCTCGGGTCACCCCCATTTGGCCAGTTCACGTCCACCCCACCTGGAGCCTCTGATGTCCATATTAGCTCGAAGTACCAGATCTGTGACACATTCATTGTCAGGGCCACAGTCCTTCGAGAAGGGGAcctagaggagagagaaggggctgAGGGCTGAGAGGAAGGCGTGGGAGAAAGGAATGGGATTGAGGGAAAAGTGAAAAGAGTGGGTGCCCAAGTTAGATTTCACTGTGATCTcatgtctcctccctcccctttctcttgAATTCACTGAGAAGGGCAGTgttgggacccagggcagggcagggcttgGCACTTCTGACCAGCTTTCGTATGGAGGTGGGTGAGCCCTCATCCAGCACAGGCCCTGGCTTTGTGGTGTTGTCCAAAGCAAAGGTCACAGTCAAGGCCACTGGCCGGAGGTAATCTGATGTATCCTGAGAGAAACCAGAGTCAAGGATCATGGGGAGCCAGGATTAGGGATACGACCCAGGAATCCTAGCAGAATGTGATAATGATGgcgatatttactgagcactttctaGGTGCTGGGCACTGTCCTAAGGTTTTATCAATACTATTACATTTAATTCTAAGACAGCTAACTCCTATTTtgtagttgttattattatccccCCTTTTCAGGCAAGGAAACTAAGGTTTGCAGGTTATATGACTTGCCAGAATTCATAGGTGGTAAACGGCAgagcaggattcaaacccagatcagCCTGACTCCACAGTCTGCTCTTTCTCACTTTCCTGACTCTGGCTTTCTTGCCGATCCAGCAGAAAGTCCTCCCTCTGATCCAGTCTTCTTCTCACTCCCAGGCCCTGATGCAAAGCAGTTCCTGCCCCCTCCTCACCAGCACATGGAAGTGCAGTGGCTCACAAGTGATAGTCCCCACACTGAGCCGGAGCCGCCGAGGGGACAGCCTCTGGCCAGAGCCGTCAAACGCTGCACGGGCCCCAGCTGTCCACTCATCCAGCGATGCTGTGAACCGCACATCTGAATGGGGCAGGCAAGAGCGCAGGTGGAGAGGGGTCCCAAGACCATGGCAGGCAAGGGGTTGAGAGCTGCCTAGCACGCACGCTAGTCACTCACGGAATTGGCGATCCCAGCGGCCGGGAGTGCGGGAGGTCACTTGGAAGCAAAGGGCTGCGGATAGGCAGGCTGCCTCCTGGCTGCGTCGCTTGCAGTCCCTCTGAACCACACTGATGGCCGGCGGGGTCACATCCAGTGAAGGGGCCAGGTGGACAATGGGCCGGGAGCTGGGAACAGGGTGGgaaagaaagtccagcagagggAAGAAAGCCCTTTGAGAAAGGCAGTCCCCAGTGTTTGCCTCCCTGAGGTCAAAGGAAAGAATAAGGAGCTAGGGGACACATGTGTCCGCCTCCCCTGAACCTTCTGACAGAAGTaagataatagctaacatttttaaaaaattaatttatttttatttttggctgcctaggtcttcactgctgcgtgtgggctttctctctagctgcggcgagcaggggctactcttggccttggtgcatgggcttctcattgcagtggcctctcccgttgcggagcatgggctctaggtgtgtgggtttcagtagttgtggtacgcgggcttagtagttgtggcgcacgggcttagttgctccgcggcatgtgggatcttcccggaccagggcttgaacccatgtcccctgcattggcaggcggattcttaaccactgcaccaccaggcaagtcccaatagctaacatttaatCAGCACTTGccgtgtgctaggcactgtgtttAGATCTTTTCACAGATTATcgcgtttaatcctcacaacaaacctctAAGACAGGTacgattattattcccattttataaactaggaaacggaggcacagagtaAGTTGATCAAGAAAGCCAAATGTAACTTTGTGACTCCAAAGCCCTCGCTTTTAACCATGCTGCCGTGCTGTCTACTGCCACCTGAGCTGGGGCCACTCACCTGAGCAGGATGGCTGCCCCTTGGGCACCCACAGCGACATCTACCAGGTCATCTCCATCCAGATCTAACCGGCCATCCACACTTCGGCCAAAGTAGCTGAGGGCCTGTGGCATGGAGACAGCAGCAATCCgctgagagggagagaggagacacTGAGCAGAGACTCACACAGCTGGTTTCCCAGGCCTCCCGCCTGGCTTTTTCTCATTCTCCCCTCAGGCACGAGGAGGAATGAGAGAAACTTGCCTGTGTTCAGGAGTCTCTAGTACAACAACATGTTTCCTACCCCACCGCCTCACCTTTTTGACTACTGATGAAAAAGGCACTTGTTCCGTTTGGGTCTCAAGCCCAGGGGAGCAATGATGACCAAAGGGTGcacctcctttccccttcctcccaccatGTCCCTGCCTCGTCGGGGCACTCCTGACCTGGGCAGGACAGGGCTTGACTCCACTCTGGGTCCCGTGATAGAGGTACAGTGCTCCACGGTGCCCATCCTCCAGGGGCGCTCCCATAGCCACATCAGCAAAACCATCTTGGTTCAGATCAGGAAGGGCAGCCATGGCAAAGCCAAACCGAGCATCCTGCGGGGGTTCTGGCTGAAGTGTTCCCTGGAGTGTCAGCAAGGACTGCTGGTGGAGGTGAGGAGAAGACAGAAGATGCTGATTTGACAGTCCCAACCTCTCAGCCAGCCCTCAAATGTGTGtgccttccctcactccctttgcCCCCACAGACAAGTTCTAGGGTATCCCAGCAAGTCTCACCTGGCCCACCAGATACACATAAACACGTCCTGTCTCCTTGTTCTGGGGCCCCAGGAACATGGGGGCAGCCACAAGCAAGACGTCAGTTGTTCCATCCCCATCCGTATCCAATGGGCAGAGCTCACTGCCAAAGTACGAGCCAATCTGGAGAGCGGTGGGTAGTGGTGACCccagaggaaagggaaggcaAGATTATGGACAATTAGGAAGCACCTGCCAATCTGCTCCTCACATCCCTGACAGACTCTGCCAACCAGAATTCAACACAGACTTTTAAGGCCCCTCTCTTGTCCCTTCACTCTCTTCCCCCACAGCCTGAAGGTCCCTCCGAAGCCAAGGGTCTCACCCTCCCTTGGATGCCCTACCTGCTCCCCCTGGAGGCTCTGGGCGACCCTCACAGCCCCATCTTTCTTAAGCTGGAAGGCGATGACCTTTCCTCGATGTCTAAACCGAGGAGCTCCTGAGAGAAAGAGGCGGCGTCCACCCCGCAAAAGCATGGAGGAAACAGAGTAACCTAGAAGTGGACAAGGAATCGGGGGTGAAAGGGAAAGAAGATGGGGTCAGAGTAGGAGGTTTCCCTAAAGGCACAGAAGGGGGTCCCAAAGGAAGGTAGCAGGAGATCAGTGAGAAATTGCATGAGTTAAGAGTGAGTACCTTAtaccctccatcccaccccccactGAGGAAGCATTTTTCCCCCCCTCCACCGTCTAATCCTTTGCAGCTCTCTGCTACTCACCCAGGTAGGCTGCATGGTTCTGCAATGCAGGGGGGAACTCATCTTCCAGGGCCGTCCGTGGCGGGAAGAGGCGGCGACCTTCTTCAAGCCATAACACTGAGCCCCCCCAGTCATAAGCCCCTACCATCCCGAAGAGAATCCCATCCTGTAGGGCAGAACCAGATGGGGTCGCTAAAAAGACAGTGGGGAATAAGAAGAAAAAGCTCTCCAGGAGTGAGAGGGTCACTGAGGGCATGCTGGGGTTAGTTGGTGAGGTAAGGGAAGGTCAGCATGGACATTGGTTAAAGGAGGAATCCAGAAGAGCCCTGGGGTTGAAGCTGTCTGAGTTAGAGGCTGGAAGGAGTCAGATGTTGAGAGGGGTCAGAGTCTGTCCAACCTTTAGCCGATGAGTAGAGAAACCAATCTGAGACATTTCCAACCCAAAGGAGCTTTCATTTTCTCCGTGGGACCCTTGAGTGTGAGAAAACATCATGAGGCAATATAAGGGAAGACAGTTTCCCCTTTGACCTTCTGAACTTATTCCAGAAGCCCACCTATACCCCAGAACTCCCCCTACCCTGTCCTCTGTTTCTCCAGGGTAATCATTACCCTCAAGGCCAAAAATCCGGTCCCCTAATGCATCCACAATGTCAGTCAGTGCTGCTTCATCTGTGACATTGAAGAAGAATCTCTCGTCTGGATCACTGGCAATAGCTCTGATTTCCCGCAGGAAAGAACTGGGGTCTCGCTGCCGCCGGAGGTAGTGACCAAGGACCTGGGGCCAGGAGATAAAGGTGGGGTCTGCTAGCTGTGTGCTGTGAGACGGTAGAGCTGTACAGGACACAGCCAactaaagagaagaaagggaatatGGCTGATGTCTGGGAAGTGGTCAATGTCCGTTTTCCTTAAGTTCCCAGTCCTCAGTGTCACCCTCCCCAATCCCTTCTATCCTTCCAGATCCAGAGCTGTTCTCACCGCAATCCCATAGCGTGTCACTCTTCCAGCTTCGCAGGCCTTTAGTGCTGTAGGAAGTTCCTCTCCATCATGTGACTCTCCATCAGTGACAACCACCAGTAGCCTGGCAGCCTCTGGTCGGCCCCCATGGGACTGACTGAATCCTTCTGTGctgagaagatagagaaaggaGTGAGGTGTGATCAGATGTGTGCagatagatacacatacacatagtACTTAACACTGTCGGCAGTTCACCGAGGCCAGGCCTCTTGCCTTTTAGCCCATCTCCCCAACTGTCTAGCGTAGAgactggcacacagtaagagCTCAAATGTCTGAATGTCATAGAACATGTAGAGCAGCATATCATCAATGCAAGTAAGTATAAAATCCATTCACTCAtagattcattcagcaaatattgtaTTTAGGAAGACAAATATTAAGGGAACGTAGAATAAAGGAGAATGGTCAGGTCAGGGGAGTCTTCCCAGAGATGAGTTTTGTCACGTTTGGAAAATGGGCTAGGACATGAGTGGTGGAAAACCCGAGGGCCAAGAGCAAAGCGGGAGTGGAGGTATATAGCCAGAGAGAATTGTCTGCAGAGATAAATAAAGCAGAAACatggagagacacagacacagacaatTTGTAGAAATGCAATGAGTGCGATGACAGCCAATTTAGCCTTCCCCCACCTACATTAGTGTGCAAACAAAGATAAGCTGGCAAGACATCTTGGGATGTACACACTGCACTCCAAAGCCTCCCCTAACCCTTCTGGCTTCCCACCCGCCCTTCCCAGTGCCTCACCAGGCCATCATTATTGCTTGAGCAGTCTTTGTTTCTCGTCCCTCCCGCCGACTCAGGTTCCTtgctgctctcaccacttcttcTTTGGTTCGGAAATCTCCCAGGGACCACTCATGTACAGAGCTCTCCCCATACTGTACCAGTCCCACCTGAGAATAAAGTGTGCACTCTAATGGAGTGTgtgtatgggggtggggggtggagaagGTATGCGAGGGAGGGGAGATGAGCACCTGGATACTACTGAAGATGCTACCTACATTTAtctcctctctccctgtctctccccCTCCAAGCCCATCCATGTTGCCTTCTCTTACCTGTATCTGCTCCGGGTCAATAAATAATCTCCCTACTAGTCTTCGCAGGAAGGTCTGAACTTCAGACCAGGGGTAGATGCTGTTGGAGCCATCCAACACAATGACGACATCCATGTATGTGGGGCAGCCTAGGAGGAGGGGTATGGTGATGGGGAACAGAGGGGTAAAGGACATTGGGCATGGGGGCAACAAGGGAAGAGGTCACATTTAATTCAAACATTTATTAGGCACTTCTTACATATAAGGAAGATAGTGTGCCAGGTCCtgggtaaatataaaaatgaataaaagagaagATGGGCATATATACAATTgactaaaaaaacaaagaagaaggaATCAAGTGCTAGTAGAAACATAGCACCACTATATGATGTGAGAGAAAAAAGGAGGGTCAGTCCTGATGGTGGAGAATCAAAGGAGGCAGCGACTGAGAAGATACTGAAGACTGGAGATGTTTGAGGAGAGGAGACTAAACAGGAAGGCATTTGGGTGGAGAACACTTTAAACAAAAAGAGATGGAGGTATAAAAATAGATGACACATAGGAGAATGGTGAGGTGAAGGCTATAGCCAAGGTGCAGGGTATGAAGGATATAGTGAGAGTTGAGTTTTTGAAGTTGATTAAATCAGTTCATGGAGCCTTCACAACCTGGTAAAGAGTCTGAATTCTCATCTGTTAGGAAACATGGAGCTTTTGCGGACATGTTAGGTAGCAGTGAGGATAAGCCATGCAGTTCCCCTGTCAAGCATCATACCCTGTGGCCCCATCTTTTTCCCACCCTGCACCCCGTTCTAGGGACTGAGTCCTCAGGCCCTTCTCCTGGCTCACGTTGTACAGTGGGTGCCAGACTTCCCTGGGGCCGGAACGAAGCATCTACACGGGCACATATCCCAGAACTGAAGACAGATGAGCCACAAGCACGAGACCAGAGAGGGGCACAAGCCTGGGGATGGGTAGAGGAAACAGTTATTCCCAGGCTTGGGAGGGCACCCTCAGAACATGCTCTTTGTCAAAAGAGGCATTGAGACCACTCCCCAAGACGCCCCTCCTTGCTTTCTAGGGTTTTTAACTCCTTGACCCCTCCACATAGACCAGTTTCCCTTATCATACCACCCTTTTCTCTACCACAAACCGTCAGagaccccaccaccaccctttcCTTAGCTTACCATGAATCCCCCATCACCAACTGTCTCCAGTAGAGACATCCCCAGGTGCATATTCACAGCAGGACAAGATGAATTTCCCAGTGGGTAGTCACCTGGTTGGAGTGGAGTGGAAGAGCATGAGATCATGGGGTCACAGATGGGGTGATTGAGTTCAGGGTGATTTTGGAAGAGGATGAGAAGAGGTCCAGATCAAGTCAGGAAGAGGAGTACATGGGATATGGAGGTAAAGAAGTAAGGTGTGATATCACTCATATATGgagtctaattttttttaatgttatctatgaacttatttacaaaacagaaacagactcacagattttgaaaacaaacttacagctaccaaaggggaaacatggaggggggagggataaattaggagcttgggattaacatacacacactactatatataaaatagataatcaacaaggacctactatatagcacagggaactctactcagttttctataataacctatatgggaaaagaatctgaaaaagaatgaatatatgtatatgtataactgaatcactttgctgtacccctgaaactaacacagcattgtaaatcaactatgctccaaaaaacttaaaaataaaaaaaaagtgaggtgtAAGGGGTCAAAGCTATTAGTGAATCAATGTTAGGGGTTAGGAGTGGAAGAGTGAGGGGTCTTCTTACCCAAGTGGCCCTTggcacatggggcattgtgggaGCCCCCTACAGGGCAGCGATAAACATCCCCCCTTCGGTCACCTGAAGGCCCATCCCAGGGGGCACCCACCAACATCCTGGGAGGAGGAAATGAATACAAGCATAGCGTAAATATGACACTTGAGATAGGCCAGAGGGAAAGGGCATGGTGACAGCAAGTCTAGAGCCCCAGCCATTTCCAAAAAAACAGATTAGTTTATATTTCCATCTACCTTGCCTCCCTTTTAACAGCTCTATCACAGTCCCAATCCCATGGCCCTCTGGTTTCCTCCTCACCATCGGCGTCCACCCCCAACATGTTGTAAGACACTGTATCCAAATTCAGCCTCCGGTGGCCCTGGAAATAGGCGTGGGTGATGCACGTCCAGGTTAAAGGGGGAGCAGAGACCTGGGGGGCCAGGATCATAAGGTTAGCAGGAATCAGCCAGAGAGCCTAATGAATGCCCAGAGGTACAACCAGAGAGAAACCATGAAGGGAACTTTTTGATCTCAGCCTATCTCCCTTCTTTTTACTCATAAGCTGCCCTGGACTCTGTGAATGTCATGTACTCCAAGCAAGGATGAttttcttcctgtgtttgggtCCAGATGTCTAAACTGTGGCCCTCTGCCATGCTGTTGCACAGATGTATTTCCATTCCTATCCCCCAAATTTCATTTACAGACATGTCTGGAAGGGTCAAGTTCCTCTTTTCTACATCATTCCTCCTACACATCCTCCTCTCCAAGCTGTGAATCCTTAAAAATTCTCCTAAACCCAGGACCATAGGGAAAACAAGAGGAGGTTAGTGAACACTGCATGTCTGGgtctcttcttctcttcctgtCTCTTCTGGACTCCCAATATCATTGTTAcactctcactctctttctccaATGTCTAGGTCTCTGGCTGATTCCAGCCCTGGAAACCTCAGTGGTAATTAACTGGGTGGAGCCACTTGCCTGCCTACATACATGGTTTGCCATACATTCTTTCCAAGGGTCCCATCACTCCCAAAGTTTCTCACGATCCACTTCCTTTCTAATTCATCCCCCCTCCCAACTGCCCTCTGCCTACTTGCATTTCTTCCTTAACTCTCAGCCCACTCTAAAGACCCCCTCAATCATGTTCTTGCTGACTCTTCCCTCCCAACCCCAATCTGTTTAAAATCAGAGCTGGTATTTTAGGAAACGAAGATTACAGGGCACTGATGAGGAAAAATTCCAGGCCTCTTGTCCCTCCCACGGTTCCTTTCCTGTGGCTTGTTCCTTCAAGTAACCCCGTCAGgccaccccaccaccactttcaccaatggctaTAGCTCTGTCTCAAACCAAGCTCATTTTCAGAAAAGTGTTTTGTATGTGAGCCTTTTTGCATCCAGGAAACTGGCAAGGCTGTATGACCAGGAACTGTAGCTCATTGGTTAGATAAACCCAGAGTTCTGACCACACTGTTAGTCAGTTATGTCTCAGGAACCCAGAGACCACCAAGGGCAGGGAGAAGTAGGGAGGGAGATAATAGTAATCAGACTAGCCATGTGGAAGTTCACATCATGTTTCTTTTTGGTCGCCTCACTCCTCCAGGGCTTGGGACAAAGTTTTATTTAATTGGACACAAATATTACACAAGGCACTGGACAGCTTCAGCCCTTGCCAGGCAGTAATATGTGTGGGCAAAAGAATGCAAACCCATGCGCATGTgtacgcgcacacacacacaccacacacacacacacacacacacacgaaacatACAATCAGTTAACCTCTTAACCTAAATCCCAAAGAATTTTAACCGTAAAGATCCCAATGCTAAACAATCCATATATcttccattcccaccagaaaCCAAGAAGTTAACCTCCCTCACCTGTCAGGAACATCAGAGGCAAGAACAGGTGGGGGATGAGGGGGAACTCCATGTCTGGATGGTCTCTGTCTGCGTGAGAAGTCCTCTGTGCCTctgtccctctccttctctgtttTCTGTACTTTCCCTCCCATCCTGCCCCCTCCCACTGGCagctaaaaataaagttggaagGAATGGGAGGAGTAATGGTGGGGAAGTGTGGGGAGCCCCAGACCAAGGAAAGGAGGAATGAGCGATTTTAGTGTATTTCTCTGCCTTGGTGCTGCCCCCTGGAGGCATCATCTCAGTATCCAAAGAGAACACAATTCTTGACTTTctgtcctttctttctcctccttttttttctatcCTTTGTTGTTGCCTAGCAATAATGCTATCCTCAGGTTTGGAATAGAAGGTAGGAGTGGGAGATAGATTATTTTTACCTCCTAACCTTATTTATCTCGACCTGGAATATGGAAAATGAAAGAGCTGATAACAGTGGTATCATTTCCCCACCTACTCAGAGTCCcaacatgtgaagacacagcccACCCACAAACCAAGACTTACCATCCGCATTCCACTTAGTTCTGTGACTCTTAGCCTATGCTACCTTATGGCATTATAGTTTTTGGAGAAACTATAAACCATGAACTGGTATGGGGTATGCTTTGTGGAACCAGTATTATTACTTTAACATTAGACCCCCATCTCCTCAACTAAGCTATAAACTTCTGAAGTTGGGACCATGGAGCCTCTTAGCTTTCTGTATCTCTACCACTTAGTATTATGCCCTACATACTGTAGATGTTCAGTAAAAGCCTGTGGGTAATGATGCCAGTGGCTAATCCTATGGAAAACCCAAACCATAGTGACAGAAACAGGGGTCTCAGATGACCAGAACACATGGGACCAGACCAAACATCAATGAGCAAATTGATCTTTAATTTGCTAACCTGGAAGGCTTTGCTATCCATCATGGACTTGGGCCTCAGCTATTTACACGGAATCACTGTACAGTATTTACAACAAGATGCTAAACATAGCATCATTCTGGATAGGCAAAGAAGGGGTATGGAAAGGCTAGAACAAAGCCCTGAAATCAAAGTGTAAGCAGAAACCTGCAGGTGTGAGTGGAGGGAAAGGTAAGGGCAAATCATGAGAAAGGTTGGTGAGGTAGAcatgagagaggaaaaggaagcatGAAACTACTTCTGGTGCATGTGGGAAGAGTCCACTGGGATATAAAGCCTTCAAAATTATAATCTGGAGTCTGAAGGGGAAAATAACGGCCACAAGTCACCTTtgtgaggaaaaagaagaaggcaGTTAGAACCTTATAGACCATACCTTCTACCTTCCATATCAAAAAGTAATCCTGCTGATTAAATCCCTATGACAGGGGACTGAGAAGGTACAAAAGAGATACAGAGACAGAATCTTAAATAGACttaagagacagtaaaaagagtcaagagagacacagacaatgcaatgaaggaggaaaagaacaaaagctCCAGCAGACCGGAACATGTGAATCATCCAAGTGACTAAACAAGTCACCTCTCCTCACCTCATCTTCCCCAAAGCTCCTCCTCTTACTCCCAAATCTCTGGATTTTAGCTTTAACCAAGGAGTGGAGTTAGAATGAGGCCGGTACATGGGGACAATCTAAAATTCCATCTCACCAATTCAGATCCCCTCCTTATCCTGTACCAGAATATCAGGGCTTGAGTCGGAGCCAAGGGCAGATTAGGGTGAGAATAGACAGGATGGAGGACACGAGGCCACAAAGTCCCACAATTCCAGGACCACAGCGCCAGAGGCCTAGTTTGTCCAGTGGAATGAAGAGATCACAGGCATTTCTGACCACATCCAGCAGGAGAGGGGGATGACCTCGAAGAACCCGAGCCAGGAGCAGGACTCGGAGCCGAAGCTTCAGAGCCACCTGGGGCAGACCTCCTCCTGGAGCCCCTGGACCCCCAGGTCCCCCAGTTTCAATTCCTCCTGGGACTCCTCCTCCAGAACCCTTCAGTCGCCGACTACAAGCTGAAGACTCTTGTTCCATCAGTAGGCGAATCTCATAAGCATCACGACTCAAATTCATGATGAGGGAAAACAGATAGTACCTGGGATACACAGGGGAGAAAGGTCAGTACAGATACATATACCCACTTAGCATATCCAAGAGAACATTTAAACTTTTTCCCCCATAGTGCAAAAGGATTACATATTAGAATACCAGAAGTGAATGTTATTACCCACTATTAGAAATGTCCTTCCACCTTTCCGTAACTAATGAGTTTATGTGTACCTTAAGATCCTGGCTTACAATAATGAGCATCATGAAATATTACAAGATCAACCTCATATTTCACTTGTCCACTTGGCAATGCATTAGCACACACACATTCAACTTGAACTACAATaatgcaaaaattttttaaagaacaccttcagggcttccctggtgatgcactggttgagaatctgcctgccagtgcaggggacacaggttcaatccctgatccgggaagatcccacatgtgcggagtaactaagcccgtgtgccacaactactgaacctgcgctctagagcccgcgagccacaactactgagcccacgtgccacaactactgagcccacgtgccacaac includes these proteins:
- the ITGA10 gene encoding integrin alpha-10 isoform X4; the protein is MEFPLIPHLFLPLMFLTGLCSPFNLDVHHPRLFPGPPEAEFGYSVLQHVGGGRRWMLVGAPWDGPSGDRRGDVYRCPVGGSHNAPCAKGHLGDYPLGNSSCPAVNMHLGMSLLETVGDGGFMACAPLWSRACGSSVFSSGICARVDASFRPQGSLAPTVQRCPTYMDVVIVLDGSNSIYPWSEVQTFLRRLVGRLFIDPEQIQVGLVQYGESSVHEWSLGDFRTKEEVVRAARNLSRREGRETKTAQAIMMACTEGFSQSHGGRPEAARLLVVVTDGESHDGEELPTALKACEAGRVTRYGIAVLGHYLRRQRDPSSFLREIRAIASDPDERFFFNVTDEAALTDIVDALGDRIFGLEGSHGENESSFGLEMSQIGFSTHRLKDGILFGMVGAYDWGGSVLWLEEGRRLFPPRTALEDEFPPALQNHAAYLGYSVSSMLLRGGRRLFLSGAPRFRHRGKVIAFQLKKDGAVRVAQSLQGEQIGSYFGSELCPLDTDGDGTTDVLLVAAPMFLGPQNKETGRVYVYLVGQQSLLTLQGTLQPEPPQDARFGFAMAALPDLNQDGFADVAMGAPLEDGHRGALYLYHGTQSGVKPCPAQRIAAVSMPQALSYFGRSVDGRLDLDGDDLVDVAVGAQGAAILLSSRPIVHLAPSLDVTPPAISVVQRDCKRRSQEAACLSAALCFQVTSRTPGRWDRQFHVRFTASLDEWTAGARAAFDGSGQRLSPRRLRLSVGTITCEPLHFHVLDTSDYLRPVALTVTFALDNTTKPGPVLDEGSPTSIRKLVPFSKDCGPDNECVTDLVLRANMDIRGSRKDPFVVRGGRRKVLVSATLKNRKENAYNTSLSLSFSRNLHLSSFTPQGDGPVKVECAAPSPHARLCSVGHPVFQAGAKVTFLLEFEFSCSFLLSQVLVRLTATSNSLERNGTLHDNTAQTSAYIQYEPHLLFSSESTLHRYEVHPYGTLPVGPGPEFKTTLRVQNLGCYVVSGLIISALLPAVAHGGNYFLSLSQVITNNASCTVQNLTEPPEPPVHPEELQHTSWLNGNNSRCQVMRCHLGRLAKGTEVSVGLLRLVHNEFFRRAKFKSLTVVSTFELGTEEGSVLQLTEASRWSESLLEVIQSRPVLISLWILIGSALGGLLLLALLVFCLWKLGFFARKKIPEEEKREEKLEQ
- the ITGA10 gene encoding integrin alpha-10 isoform X3 yields the protein MEFPLIPHLFLPLMFLTGLCSPFNLDVHHPRLFPGPPEAEFGYSVLQHVGGGRRWMLVGAPWDGPSGDRRGDVYRCPVGGSHNAPCAKGHLGDYPLGNSSCPAVNMHLGMSLLETVGDGGFMACAPLWSRACGSSVFSSGICARVDASFRPQGSLAPTVQRCPTYMDVVIVLDGSNSIYPWSEVQTFLRRLVGRLFIDPEQIQVGLVQYGESSVHEWSLGDFRTKEEVVRAARNLSRREGRETKTAQAIMMACTEGFSQSHGGRPEAARLLVVVTDGESHDGEELPTALKACEAGRVTRYGIAVLGHYLRRQRDPSSFLREIRAIASDPDERFFFNVTDEAALTDIVDALGDRIFGLEGSHGENESSFGLEMSQIGFSTHRLKDGILFGMVGAYDWGGSVLWLEEGRRLFPPRTALEDEFPPALQNHAAYLGYSVSSMLLRGGRRLFLSGAPRFRHRGKVIAFQLKKDGAVRVAQSLQGEQIGSYFGSELCPLDTDGDGTTDVLLVAAPMFLGPQNKETGRVYVYLVGQQSLLTLQGTLQPEPPQDARFGFAMAALPDLNQDGFADVAMGAPLEDGHRGALYLYHGTQSGVKPCPAQRIAAVSMPQALSYFGRSVDGRLDLDGDDLVDVAVGAQGAAILLSSRPIVHLAPSLDVTPPAISVVQRDCKRRSQEAACLSAALCFQVTSRTPGRWDRQFHVRFTASLDEWTAGARAAFDGSGQRLSPRRLRLSVGTITCEPLHFHVLDTSDYLRPVALTVTFALDNTTKPGPVLDEGSPTSIRKLVPFSKDCGPDNECVTDLVLRANMDIRGSRKDPFVVRGGRRKVLVSATLKNRKENAYNTSLSLSFSRNLHLSSFTPQGDGPVKVECAAPSPHARLCSVGHPVFQAGAKVTFLLEFEFSCSFLLSQVLVRLTATSNSLERNGTLHDNTAQTSAYIQYEPHLLFSSESTLHRYEVHPYGTLPVGPGPEFKTTLRVQNLGCYVVSGLIISALLPAVAHGGNYFLSLSQVITNNASCTVQNLTEPPEPPVHPEELQHTSWLNGNNSRCQVMRCHLGRLAKGTEVSVGLLRLVHNEFFRRAKFKSLTVVSTFELGTEEGSVLQLTEASRWSEVGLETESESCGTSKGGSGLRAPVSFFRTEVSSLGSSQGVRSDKSEWWGPTASIPTSVSFLLVFCFAAGFATMWGEASWAKGWK